One part of the Roseomonas gilardii genome encodes these proteins:
- a CDS encoding M48 family metallopeptidase — translation MSEDPEVHATARQAMASAAPAVQGRSLSGAPVALADRPVINSPALQRALHDILGRVVAGWTETSPSPPIEIFVLADRSYGASAIPGNQIFVNLGVLIAAEYEDEIAFVLGHESGHVLLGHLMERRRWQGGAQRAIGLAADGVSYGTMLSKTRVTASAGSGVRTSTNLDQADRDVITAAASGMRLASTLTQELGDALFSRGQETQADQFGLDRAIKAGYSAEGAASFFKVLAASEKQREQEAAVLRGSMNQSVQLATTIATRGVRDPTGGLLGKAVPIVSLGFEKAFSQAVSPLTERYFSLETRRTALHDYEVKHWPQAVETEPRPSPFRTGSLGREVAELARGVAAYDEVDLSLSRQDLPTAARAAETPSLNRLPVLRAMARAHVAQARGQTAEALREAARARTAPEATPGAYTLEAELLNQMGQHGQAIRILEEGETRFGTREPFLVARAGTFALAGNTTAMQQAQQECDATGDATIGRACYVASRHGSEDKPQRFVPPSTSPPNLLSDPMKSLRQLWR, via the coding sequence GTGAGTGAGGACCCGGAGGTCCACGCCACCGCGCGCCAAGCGATGGCGAGCGCCGCACCTGCCGTCCAGGGGCGCTCCCTATCGGGGGCCCCCGTCGCACTGGCCGACCGCCCGGTGATCAACAGCCCCGCCCTGCAGCGCGCCCTGCACGACATCCTCGGCCGTGTCGTGGCAGGCTGGACCGAGACGTCGCCCAGCCCTCCCATCGAGATCTTCGTGCTGGCCGACCGCAGCTATGGCGCCAGCGCGATCCCCGGCAACCAGATCTTCGTGAATCTGGGCGTCCTCATCGCCGCGGAGTACGAGGACGAGATCGCCTTCGTGCTGGGCCATGAATCCGGCCATGTCCTCCTCGGCCACCTGATGGAACGACGCAGGTGGCAGGGAGGCGCCCAGCGGGCCATCGGTCTGGCCGCCGACGGCGTCTCCTACGGCACCATGCTGTCGAAAACGCGCGTCACCGCCAGCGCAGGCAGCGGCGTAAGGACCAGCACCAACCTGGATCAGGCCGACCGCGACGTCATCACCGCCGCGGCCAGCGGCATGCGTCTCGCCTCCACGCTGACCCAGGAGCTGGGCGATGCGCTGTTCAGCCGGGGGCAGGAAACCCAGGCTGATCAGTTCGGCCTCGATCGCGCCATCAAGGCAGGCTATTCGGCGGAAGGAGCTGCCTCCTTCTTCAAGGTCCTGGCCGCCTCCGAGAAGCAGCGGGAGCAGGAGGCCGCTGTGCTGCGCGGCAGCATGAACCAGAGCGTCCAGCTTGCCACGACGATCGCCACCCGCGGCGTGCGCGACCCGACAGGCGGACTCCTCGGCAAGGCTGTCCCGATCGTCTCCCTTGGTTTCGAGAAAGCCTTCTCGCAGGCCGTCAGTCCCCTGACGGAGCGCTACTTCTCTCTCGAAACCCGCCGCACGGCCTTGCATGACTACGAGGTCAAGCACTGGCCGCAGGCTGTGGAGACGGAGCCCCGCCCCTCACCCTTCCGTACGGGCAGCCTGGGACGGGAGGTGGCGGAACTCGCCAGGGGCGTGGCCGCCTACGACGAAGTGGATCTGTCCCTTTCCCGGCAGGATCTGCCCACCGCCGCACGCGCCGCCGAAACGCCCTCCCTCAACCGGCTGCCCGTGCTCCGCGCCATGGCCCGTGCCCATGTGGCCCAGGCGCGCGGCCAAACGGCCGAAGCCCTACGCGAGGCTGCGCGCGCCCGCACCGCGCCGGAAGCCACGCCGGGTGCCTACACGCTGGAGGCCGAGCTGCTCAACCAGATGGGACAGCACGGTCAGGCCATCCGGATCCTGGAGGAAGGCGAGACACGCTTCGGCACGCGGGAACCTTTCCTCGTCGCCCGTGCCGGTACCTTCGCGCTGGCCGGCAACACCACGGCGATGCAGCAGGCACAGCAGGAATGCGACGCCACGGGCGATGCCACGATCGGACGCGCCTGCTACGTCGCCTCGCGACATGGCAGCGAGGACAAGCCCCAACGCTTCGTGCCCCCATCGACATCCCCACCGAATCTGCTTTCCGACCCGATGAAGTCCCTGCGTCAGCTCTGGCGGTGA
- a CDS encoding amino acid ABC transporter substrate-binding protein, whose translation MADLVPFLARLTGRIGAAVLGLALGLSAARAAEPSATLAAVKARGVLVCGMQGDNPPFSAPDGKGEWHGMDVTSCRALAAAVLGDPDRAQIRVVTGMTRFPALQSGEVDVLFGSTTWVTTRETSLGLSFAATNYYSGQGFLVRKSLSVSHVKELDGASICVPPGSTTELILQDWFRQNRLTFRPVIIDDPNQIQATFLSGRCDAYTRDMTGLSGFRARQGNPGEFVVLPEVISMEPLGAFVRKGDVGWFDIVRWTQFALVAAEQLGVSSRNIDEAMKSASPDVRRLLGVEGEVGPSMGLGKDWAAKAIRAVGNYGEAWERDIRPMGLERGLNRLWDQGGLQFSPPLR comes from the coding sequence ATGGCCGATCTTGTCCCTTTCCTCGCGCGGCTGACGGGCCGGATCGGGGCGGCGGTGCTGGGGCTCGCGCTCGGCCTGTCGGCGGCACGGGCGGCGGAACCCTCGGCGACGCTGGCGGCGGTGAAGGCGCGCGGCGTGCTGGTCTGCGGCATGCAAGGCGATAACCCGCCCTTCTCGGCGCCGGACGGGAAGGGGGAGTGGCACGGGATGGACGTGACCTCCTGCCGTGCCCTGGCGGCGGCGGTGCTGGGCGATCCGGACAGGGCGCAGATCCGGGTGGTGACGGGGATGACGCGCTTCCCGGCCCTGCAGAGCGGCGAGGTCGATGTGCTGTTCGGCAGCACGACCTGGGTGACGACGCGCGAGACCTCGCTGGGGCTGAGCTTCGCGGCGACGAACTACTACAGCGGGCAGGGCTTCCTGGTGCGCAAGTCGCTCAGCGTGTCGCATGTGAAGGAACTGGACGGCGCCTCGATCTGCGTGCCGCCGGGTTCCACCACGGAGCTGATCCTGCAGGACTGGTTCCGGCAGAACCGGCTCACCTTCCGGCCGGTGATCATCGACGATCCGAACCAGATCCAGGCGACCTTCCTGAGCGGGCGCTGCGATGCCTATACGCGCGACATGACGGGTCTCTCCGGCTTCCGCGCGCGGCAGGGCAATCCCGGTGAGTTCGTGGTGCTGCCCGAGGTGATCTCGATGGAGCCGCTGGGCGCCTTCGTGCGCAAGGGCGATGTGGGTTGGTTCGACATCGTGCGCTGGACGCAGTTCGCGCTGGTGGCGGCGGAGCAGCTCGGCGTGTCGAGCCGCAACATCGACGAGGCGATGAAGTCGGCCTCGCCGGATGTGCGGCGGCTGCTGGGGGTGGAGGGCGAGGTCGGGCCTTCCATGGGGCTGGGCAAGGACTGGGCGGCGAAGGCGATCCGGGCCGTGGGCAATTACGGCGAGGCCTGGGAGCGGGACATCCGGCCGATGGGTCTGGAGCGCGGGCTGAACCGGCTCTGGGACCAGGGCGGGCTGCAGTTCTCGCCGCCGCTCCGCTGA
- a CDS encoding ATP-binding protein, protein MNVLVPRGLLGRALLIVLVPMLVLQGIALQLFYGNHLDVISRRLAAGMAGEIGMVVEMIQHAPSGSDTSWIFREAAWRLDLSMAFEPGAILSSRDQPRSASLPLLPLEEDLQNALRERLLLRFDADWQSDPRSVIVRVQLPDGVLHVEAPRKRLFTGTLYLFVIWLVGASALLFLIAALFMKNQVRALRRLAAAAEAFGMGRDQGPVKPEGATEVRQAATAFNRMHARIRRFVAQRTDMLAGISHDLRTPLTRMRLALAMLPVPPDDPGFEQDIADLTHDVEEMERMVAGYLAFARGEVEGKPGPVDLVDLAQHVAARARRDGAAVALHAPETLVLPARGDALRRCLANLTDNARKHAGRITLTVERVDEHWAQVIVDDDGPGIPPEQREEAFKPFATLSGNSTGLGLAIARDIARAHGGDVILEDSPLGGLRARIRLPA, encoded by the coding sequence ATGAACGTCCTGGTCCCGCGTGGCCTGCTCGGCCGCGCCCTGCTGATCGTGCTGGTGCCGATGCTGGTGCTCCAGGGAATCGCCCTGCAACTCTTCTACGGCAACCACCTCGACGTCATCTCCCGCCGCCTCGCCGCCGGCATGGCGGGCGAGATCGGCATGGTGGTCGAGATGATCCAGCACGCCCCGTCCGGCTCGGACACGAGCTGGATCTTCCGCGAGGCCGCCTGGCGCCTCGACCTCTCCATGGCCTTCGAGCCCGGCGCCATCCTGTCCAGCCGCGACCAGCCGCGCTCCGCCTCCCTGCCCCTGCTGCCGCTGGAGGAGGATCTGCAGAACGCCCTGCGCGAGCGCCTGCTGCTCCGCTTCGACGCCGACTGGCAGAGCGACCCGCGCAGCGTCATCGTGCGCGTCCAACTCCCCGACGGCGTGCTTCACGTGGAAGCGCCCCGCAAGCGCCTCTTCACCGGCACGCTCTACCTCTTCGTCATCTGGCTGGTCGGCGCCTCCGCCCTGCTCTTCCTGATCGCCGCCCTGTTCATGAAGAACCAGGTCCGCGCCCTGCGCCGCCTCGCCGCGGCGGCGGAGGCCTTCGGCATGGGCCGCGACCAGGGTCCGGTGAAGCCCGAGGGCGCCACCGAGGTCCGTCAGGCCGCCACCGCCTTCAACCGCATGCATGCCCGAATCCGACGCTTCGTCGCCCAGCGCACCGACATGCTGGCCGGCATCAGCCACGACCTGCGCACCCCCCTCACCCGCATGCGCCTCGCGCTCGCCATGCTGCCCGTTCCGCCGGACGATCCGGGCTTCGAGCAGGACATCGCCGACCTCACCCATGACGTGGAGGAGATGGAGCGCATGGTCGCCGGCTACCTCGCCTTCGCGCGCGGCGAGGTGGAGGGCAAGCCTGGCCCGGTGGACCTTGTTGATCTGGCGCAGCACGTCGCCGCCCGGGCCCGCCGCGACGGCGCCGCCGTTGCCCTGCACGCCCCGGAAACCCTGGTCCTGCCGGCGCGTGGCGACGCGCTGCGCCGCTGCCTCGCCAACCTCACCGACAATGCCCGCAAGCATGCCGGCCGCATCACGCTGACGGTGGAACGGGTGGACGAGCACTGGGCGCAGGTGATCGTGGACGACGATGGCCCCGGCATCCCCCCCGAACAGCGCGAGGAAGCCTTCAAGCCCTTCGCCACGCTCTCCGGCAACAGCACCGGCCTGGGCCTCGCCATCGCCCGCGACATCGCCCGCGCCCATGGCGGCGACGTGATCCTGGAGGACAGCCCCCTGGGCGGCCTCCGCGCCCGCATCCGCCTGCCGGCCTGA
- a CDS encoding DUF421 domain-containing protein, with amino-acid sequence MFFDNWFGLLRVVVVGTIAYLSLVILLRSFGKRTLAKLNAFDLVVTVALGSILATVLLSKSVALLEGLTAFVLLATLQYAIAWLSLRSEWFRDLVKSEPTLLLHQGRYLHGAMREQRITEPEILAALRNAGAADPRQVAAVVLESDGSLSVIQDAAPDGGGSLANLRGSGQETG; translated from the coding sequence ATGTTCTTCGACAATTGGTTCGGCCTGCTCCGGGTCGTGGTGGTCGGGACCATCGCCTATCTTTCCTTGGTGATCCTGCTGCGCAGCTTCGGCAAGCGCACCCTGGCCAAGCTCAACGCCTTCGACCTGGTCGTCACCGTGGCGCTGGGCTCCATCCTGGCCACCGTCCTGCTGAGCAAGTCGGTCGCCCTGCTGGAAGGCCTGACCGCCTTCGTTCTTCTGGCGACGCTGCAATACGCCATCGCCTGGCTGTCGCTCAGGTCCGAATGGTTCCGTGACCTGGTGAAGTCCGAGCCGACCCTGCTGCTGCACCAGGGGCGTTACCTTCACGGCGCGATGCGCGAGCAACGCATCACGGAGCCGGAGATCCTGGCCGCCCTGCGCAATGCCGGTGCCGCCGATCCCCGGCAGGTCGCCGCCGTGGTGCTGGAAAGCGACGGCAGCCTCAGTGTCATCCAGGACGCCGCTCCGGACGGCGGCGGCAGCCTGGCGAACCTCCGCGGCAGCGGGCAGGAGACAGGCTGA
- a CDS encoding CHASE2 domain-containing protein translates to MTHLYGVAQRLLRRLFPSRLGKIALAIVPVWFAFGPDYFGSADNTERMSRQMVDRLRAFDPPATPSDRISVVLVRHDTFHAPALGDRQESWPPSFAFWSELLDSLFQRSPHAVFLDVVLGVDRPPYQYEDSPALSLRELAQTHDGNLGSRLVLAEDGTTAIARWQAHLRTRKAASLDARTAVQSCQEAASTPGCLRTSLSPSLADVVPVDRRAFINWDTRLEDPRQYPLFETYGESGPDGRKLPPLLGRMPATVLASMACSSGGPLSSAPPSWCTSGEAPSQSGAGPLDWLQIPKTAQDPEQPPHPALLPRWSVYGEATIPDTAQDTDLTTAACTHYPAEQANSFFRRTFRKVGIALLSALPAFDDLGTRRFFDLPAFSLDGRQRARPTDLPCWPFPVIFATDLLRPVSAADEEALGNALRNRLVLVGTALENSGDTIVSPLHGTVPGVFLHAVALDTMLATGRQFPARPDDRAKGWAANTEKVVKSGIVIASTFAILFPVLWPSMVAALLLALGALLLPALLSPEILAPLNVADLMQTALVAAGTVIIDAAKDRLVAAKRDDTEQGL, encoded by the coding sequence GTGACGCACCTGTACGGTGTCGCGCAGCGACTGCTCCGGCGCCTGTTCCCCAGCCGCCTCGGAAAGATAGCACTCGCCATCGTTCCGGTCTGGTTCGCCTTCGGGCCTGATTACTTCGGCTCCGCTGACAACACCGAGCGCATGTCACGCCAGATGGTGGACCGCCTGCGGGCTTTCGATCCTCCGGCGACGCCATCGGATCGCATCTCGGTGGTGCTGGTGCGTCATGACACATTCCATGCGCCGGCTCTTGGCGACCGCCAGGAAAGCTGGCCGCCGAGCTTCGCCTTCTGGAGCGAATTGCTCGATTCCCTCTTTCAACGCAGCCCGCACGCAGTCTTTCTGGATGTGGTGCTCGGCGTCGACCGCCCGCCCTACCAGTACGAGGACTCCCCCGCGCTGAGTCTCAGGGAACTCGCGCAGACGCATGACGGTAACCTGGGCTCCCGCTTGGTGCTGGCGGAAGATGGCACGACCGCCATCGCGCGCTGGCAGGCTCATCTCCGCACCAGGAAGGCCGCAAGCCTGGATGCTCGGACCGCGGTGCAATCTTGCCAGGAAGCCGCCTCCACGCCCGGATGCCTCCGCACTTCGCTGTCCCCATCGCTGGCTGATGTCGTCCCGGTCGACCGCCGGGCCTTCATCAACTGGGACACCCGCCTGGAAGACCCGCGCCAATACCCGCTCTTCGAAACCTATGGAGAGAGCGGGCCGGACGGCCGAAAGCTCCCTCCACTTCTTGGTCGGATGCCCGCCACGGTGCTCGCATCCATGGCCTGTTCGTCCGGCGGCCCTTTATCCTCCGCACCGCCAAGCTGGTGCACTTCAGGAGAAGCCCCGTCGCAGTCCGGAGCAGGACCACTCGACTGGTTGCAGATCCCGAAGACAGCACAGGACCCGGAACAGCCGCCCCACCCCGCCCTTCTGCCACGCTGGTCCGTCTATGGCGAAGCGACGATCCCGGACACGGCACAGGATACGGACCTCACCACGGCCGCCTGCACACACTACCCAGCGGAGCAAGCAAATTCCTTCTTCCGCCGCACCTTCCGCAAGGTTGGCATCGCCTTGCTGTCCGCCCTCCCCGCGTTTGATGACCTGGGCACGAGACGCTTCTTCGATCTGCCCGCCTTTTCCCTGGATGGCCGACAGCGCGCCCGTCCCACGGACCTGCCCTGCTGGCCATTCCCGGTGATCTTCGCCACCGACCTGCTCCGGCCTGTCTCGGCAGCCGACGAGGAGGCTCTCGGGAATGCCCTGCGGAACCGGCTCGTCCTGGTGGGAACCGCGCTGGAAAACAGCGGCGACACCATCGTTTCCCCCCTGCACGGCACCGTGCCCGGCGTCTTCCTGCATGCCGTGGCACTGGACACGATGCTGGCCACAGGACGCCAGTTCCCCGCCCGGCCCGATGACAGGGCGAAGGGTTGGGCAGCCAACACGGAAAAGGTGGTGAAGAGCGGGATCGTCATTGCCTCCACCTTTGCCATCCTCTTCCCGGTCCTCTGGCCGTCCATGGTGGCTGCCCTGCTGCTGGCCCTCGGGGCCTTGCTCCTCCCCGCTCTGCTCAGCCCTGAGATCCTCGCCCCGCTGAATGTGGCCGACCTCATGCAGACCGCTCTGGTCGCCGCCGGCACCGTGATCATTGACGCGGCGAAGGATCGCCTCGTTGCCGCGAAGCGTGACGACACTGAACAAGGATTGTGA
- a CDS encoding DUF2270 domain-containing protein, producing MSTTHPSYPGAARSTVTVPPPSATPPLPATSAEFVNTLAHFHRAEMGRMAGWRDRIDRTTNWAITVVAGMLSVSLSTPSAHHGVLLFAMLLVLLLLVIEARRYRFFDVYRARVRQMERHYFAQALSPVPERDPGWAALLAEDLRHPNFLIGLPAAFSRRLRRNYIWMFLVLLLAWIIKISTASLQHDELAAASRTSLPAWLGSLSLGPIPGWAVLLGIATFYAWLIYAALRPQHRTGELAHGEVHV from the coding sequence ATGAGCACGACCCATCCGTCATACCCCGGTGCCGCCAGATCCACCGTCACAGTCCCCCCACCTTCCGCCACCCCACCCCTGCCCGCCACCAGCGCCGAGTTCGTCAACACCCTGGCGCATTTCCACCGCGCCGAGATGGGCCGCATGGCCGGCTGGCGCGACCGCATCGACCGCACCACCAACTGGGCCATCACCGTGGTGGCCGGCATGCTCTCCGTCTCGCTCTCCACGCCGAGCGCGCATCACGGCGTGCTGCTCTTCGCCATGCTGCTGGTGCTGCTCCTTCTCGTCATCGAGGCCCGCCGCTACCGCTTCTTCGACGTCTACCGCGCCCGCGTCCGCCAGATGGAGCGGCACTACTTCGCCCAGGCCCTGTCCCCGGTGCCGGAACGCGATCCCGGCTGGGCCGCCCTCCTGGCCGAGGACCTGCGCCACCCGAACTTCCTGATCGGCCTGCCCGCCGCCTTCTCGCGCCGCCTCCGGCGCAACTACATCTGGATGTTCCTGGTCCTGCTGCTGGCCTGGATCATCAAGATCTCCACCGCCTCGCTGCAGCATGACGAGCTTGCCGCCGCGTCGCGCACCTCCCTGCCCGCCTGGCTCGGCAGCCTATCCCTCGGCCCCATCCCCGGCTGGGCCGTGCTGCTCGGCATCGCCACCTTCTATGCCTGGCTGATCTATGCCGCGCTCCGTCCACAACATCGTACCGGCGAGCTCGCCCATGGCGAGGTCCATGTCTGA